One stretch of Xiphophorus maculatus strain JP 163 A chromosome 19, X_maculatus-5.0-male, whole genome shotgun sequence DNA includes these proteins:
- the ky gene encoding kyphoscoliosis peptidase: protein MSAEVSLHKFSFPFACPVSRSSQDKVTQKVPVLVKSPKVHKLKENPTLGEENRVTVVQAFVNNEDRALESTKPPDGGDTVAARPCVGPEASQNAMVARQSVAENLRVEGEDQRPAAKRQLSSESAAKSITAVKKSALRKEPNEQKHLHQKAQLGQGGGVKAALPGKRKRRKDLFKSSEVFHRLDSHVIRAGEELKLKRVYDVKTIVQSVTQGCRNELEQLRTIWVWLCNNIEYDVSGYLGHTEKLSSPEEVIAAGRGVCCGYSSLCTEMCREVGIECQEVPGHSKGIGYRQGHSLKNVKSDHLWNAVLLGGEWFLLDACWGAGRVDMQHESFVKRFDDFYFLTDPEEFIDSHFPDEEKWQLLDKPISIEEFEQRVFKTSAFFTMGLSLISPLHYHIVTDDGEATISLGFSKLTTFTYEITQHQDLLHCGALEQKESINSSFGLLTVSHRCMKLQLLPPESDTYDVKLFARSGNTTTPLVWVCSFTVECPNPRATEDMPENPFLSWGLQPFAGSLGVIGSSQNSEVAEVEDGVFDLVLKTCRSLTVLCELVHPQMEGAVARCCLATQIQPDTLTCYVLCPFHGFYRLSLFVRDYDKTEDKFQNAANYLLHCKEKVVGLEELFPPNLGSACGPGTRTAKAGLSRFSHNSAIVSTQQGKCNLTFHNQQDLDLHYVLSKENISSNFPLSRYVFCTYTDRKVTVSLSLPEAGVYRLGLYARITTGGDFSPMCDFVLRNNSPQIRPPFPCVYSAWGKGCVLFEPRVGLLEPLSWVLFRVRVPGALRVSVVGESRTDLKLNKTRVWEGEVFSGNSLQQLKLAASLGDSSEMSVLMMFDVKQLQPEDANKD, encoded by the exons ATGTCTGCCGAAGTGTCATTGCACAAGTTCTCCTTTCCATTTGCCTGCCCTGTAAGCCGTTCTTCTCAAGACAAGGTGACCCAGAAGGTACCAGTACTGGTAAAGAGCCCAAAAGTTCATAAACTTAAAGAGAACCCAACGTTAGGGGAGGAGAACCGCGTTACAGTTGTACAGGCATTTGTGAACAATGAGGACCGAGCTCTGGAGAGCACAAAACCTCCTGACGGGGGAGACACAGTTGCCGCCCGGCCCTGTGTCGGTCCAGAAGCCTCCCAGAATGCCATGGTGGCCAGGCAAAGCGTGGCAGAAAATCTGAGAGTGGAGGGCGAGGATCAACGTCCGGCAGCGAAGCGGCAGCTGTCCTCAGAGAGCGCAGCCAAGTCCATCACAGCTGTGAAAAAAAGTGCACTGAGGAAGGAGCCAAACGAACAGAAACACCTGCACCAGAAAGCACAACTGGGACAAGGAGGGGGAGTTAAAGCTGCTCTGCCAGGCAAAAGAAAGCGTCGGAAGGACCTGTTCAAGAGCTCAGAGGTCTTCCACAGGCTGGACTCCCACGTCATCAGGGCCGGAGAAGAG CTGAAACTAAAGCGCGTGTATGATGTGAAGACAATTGTACAAAGCGTCACACAGGGATGCAGAAACGAGCTGGAGCAACTACGCACCATCTGGGTGTGGCTGTGTAACAACATTG AGTACGATGTGAGCGGGTATCTTGGCCACACAGAAAAGCTGAGCTCCCCAGAGGAGGTGATAGCTGCCGGCCGCGGGGTTTGCTGTGGCTACTCCAGTCTTTGTACAGAGATGTGCAG AGAAGTGGGCATCGAGTGCCAAGAAGTGCCAGGCCACAGTAAGGGCATCGGTTACCGTCAAGGTCATAGTTTAAAGAATGTGAAGTCGGATCACCTGTGGAACGCTGTGCTCCTGGGGGGGGAGTGGTTCCTCCTGGATGCCTGTTGGGGAGCTGGACGAGTAGATATGCAACATGAAAGCTTTGTCAAAAG GTTTGATGACTTCTATTTCCTAACTGACCCAGAGGAATTCATCGATTCACACTTCCCAGATGAGGAGAAATGGCAGCTCTTGGACAAGCCCATCTCCATTGAAGAATTTGAACAAAGGGTCTTCAAGACCTCAGCCTTCTTCACCATGGGGCTCAGTCTGATAAGTCCTCTTCACTATCATATAGTCACAg ATGATGGGGAGGCAACCATATCCCTCGGTTTCTCCAAGCTGACAACGTTCACCTATGAGATCACACAGCATCAAGATCTCCTCCACTGTGGAGCTTTAGAGCAGAAAGAGTCAATCAATTCCTCCTTTGGCCTTCTAACTGTCTCTCACAGGTGTATGAAGTTGCAACTACTGCCACCTGAAAGCGACACATACGATGTCAAATTGTTTGCAAGATCTGGAAACACTACCACTCCTCTGGTTTGGGTTTGCTCCTTCACTGTTGAGTGTCCAAACCCAAGGGCCACTGAGGACATGCCAGAGAACCCTTTCCTGTCCTGGGGCCTACAGCCTTTTGCAGGATCCTTGGGTGTCATAGGCAGTTCCCAGAACAGTGAGGTTGCCGAAGTGGAAGATGGGGTCTTTGACCTAGTGTTGAAGACTTGCCGGTCTCTAACGGTGTTGTGTGAACTTGTCCATCCACAAATGGAAGGTGCTGTAGCCAGGTGCTGCCTGGCAACTCAGATTCAACCAGATACCCTCACATGTTATGTCTTGTGCCCGTTTCATGGTTTCTACCGACTTTCATTGTTTGTGCGGGACTATGACAAGACAGAAGATAAGTTCCAGAATGCTGCGAATTACCTACTGCACTGCAAAGAGAAGGTTGTTGGATTAGAAGAGTTGTTTCCTCCCAATCTGGGCTCGGCATGTGGGCCAGGAACCCGAACGGCAAAGGCAGGGCTATCAAGATTCAGCCACAACTCAGCCATTGTGAGTACCCAGCAAGGCAAGTGTAACCTCACCTTCCACAACCAGCAGGACCTTGACCTTCACTATGTTCTCAGCAAAGAGAACATAAGCTCAAATTTTCCACTTTCACGTTACGTGTTCTGCACCTACACAGACCGCAAGGTGACTGTGAGCCTCAGTCTACCCGAGGCTGGGGTGTATCGGCTAGGACTCTATGCCCGGATCACCACCGGAGGAGATTTCAGCCCgatgtgtgattttgttttaaggAACAACTCTCCTCAGATAAGACCTCCATTCCCCTGTGTCTACTCTGCCTGGGGGAAAGGATGCGTGCTGTTTGAGCCCCGTGTAGGCCTGCTGGAGCCGCTCTCCTGGGTCCTTTTCAGGGTTCGGGTCCCTGGAGCCCTCCGGGTAAGTGTGGTGGGAGAGAGCCGAACTGAcctaaaactgaacaaaaccaGAGTCTGGGAGGGGGAGGTTTTCAGTGGAAACAGTCTTCAGCAACTGAAACTGGCAGCTTCTTTGGGCGACTCCAGTGAGATGTCTGTTTTGATGATGTTTGATGTAAAGCAGCTTCAGCCTGAAGATGCTAATAAGGACTGA